CGTGGCGCCAATCTTGGTCATCTCGTCCTGCAGCATCTTCAGCGACTGGCTCTCCTGCTGAGAGCGCTGCTGCACGTAGTCCAGCGCCTTCACCCCCTCGGCGTTGTTGCGGAAAATGGCCCGCACGGCCGAGTTCATCACGCTCCGCAGCCCGTCTTTGTCGTCGCCGACGGTGGCGACCAGGAGCGGCGCGCTGTCGGGCTCAATCTCGTACTCCACCCTCACGTCCACGGGGAAGGTGAAGCCGTCCGACGTGCGGACGATGATCTCGCTCTCCTCGTGGATCCCCGAGCCGGCCACGGTGGCGTCGGTGTACCGGACCACCTGCTTGCGGGTGGAGATCTCCGTGACCTCGAACGCGTCGGTGTTCAGGTAGTACTGCCCCGGCTTGAGCGGCTCGCGCCAGATGCCGCGCTGGCCCTTCGACACCAGCCGCGCCAGGCGGCCGGTCTGCCGGTTGCCCTCGTCGTCGGTCGGCGGCGCCGGCCGGTCGCCGACGTTGGACTTCACCACGCCCACGGTCGCTTTGGCGATGGTGGTGATGTCCGCCTGGACAACTTCAAACAGCTTGGTGTTGACTCGGTAGGAGGCCGGCCGCAGCACGGTGGTCTGCGGGCCCTTGTAGCCATCGCCGGTGGTGAGGAAGTACTCGGCGTCGGTCATGCGGCCCTCGACCTCCTCGGCCCACTCGGGCGCGTAGGTGGTGTCGGGCGGCAGGGGGCGGCCGTCACGGGCGTTGATGATGCCGACCTTGCCGGCCGGGATCTGCACCAGGCCCTCTTCTTCGATGTCGTACACGCCGGGCCAGTACCACAGGTGCCAGCCGGGCGGCAGCACCTCGGCCTGGGGGCCCATCTCGCCGTTGGTGGCGATGATCTTGCCGGGCGGTAGGGCCGCGACGCCGAACCGCTTGGTCACCATGCCGGCCGCGTCCTCCGGCACGTACCGGAACGACGCCAGCGTGAAGCCAATGGCCAGGGCCACCAGCGCCAGCCCGAACGCGCCGAACCGCAGGTCGGCCCGGGGCGCCTTCACGCCGCCCACCACCAGCATAATGGCCAGGGCGATACCGCCGATGAGGAAGATTGCCGACATGCCGAGTCTCGCCTTTCGCTAGTTGGTGTGCTGACCGCCGCCCTGGTGAACCAGGAAGGCCCCGCGTGGGTCGCTTGCTAAGGGTACGTCCCACTGAGCGGTTCCCGGCCGGCTTATTCGCCGCCCGGCCGCCGATCTTGCCCCGCCGCGGTCGTTTGACAGCCCCGCCGGGGCGGGGTAGCCTTTGACAAACGCCATCCAACCTC
This genomic interval from Posidoniimonas corsicana contains the following:
- a CDS encoding SPFH domain-containing protein: MSAIFLIGGIALAIMLVVGGVKAPRADLRFGAFGLALVALAIGFTLASFRYVPEDAAGMVTKRFGVAALPPGKIIATNGEMGPQAEVLPPGWHLWYWPGVYDIEEEGLVQIPAGKVGIINARDGRPLPPDTTYAPEWAEEVEGRMTDAEYFLTTGDGYKGPQTTVLRPASYRVNTKLFEVVQADITTIAKATVGVVKSNVGDRPAPPTDDEGNRQTGRLARLVSKGQRGIWREPLKPGQYYLNTDAFEVTEISTRKQVVRYTDATVAGSGIHEESEIIVRTSDGFTFPVDVRVEYEIEPDSAPLLVATVGDDKDGLRSVMNSAVRAIFRNNAEGVKALDYVQQRSQQESQSLKMLQDEMTKIGATVTAVRIGDVGDEKTLGPLLETQTKREIAIQEQETIQEQQRAAEQQKELTRTEQEAEEEKRLATAKYGVQISEQEKERKIIEAGADAEAVRIKAEAQANAYQLIAEQIGKGNAALVEVLKVVGENNITVTPRVMVVGGEGGAQSAETTALIGTMLDSMVGKQAE